The nucleotide sequence TTAAACACCAGTGGATTTCCATGAATGATTTCGATTTTTGGTTGATTTTTAATCGCCTTTATCGTAGTTGCTCCAATTGTAACCTCAATTCTAATTTCATTTACTGACTATGGATACTTACATGAAGCTCCAACTCAGCCAGTGCATTGAGTTGGTCTTAAACAATGAGGTCTATGATGACAACTTCGTAAAAATGACCTATTATTATCACTTTCACGTGTTTTAGGATGAAGTTTTATCTGAACTATCTTTAGCACCATTTTACCTATTTCACTAGGTATTATTCTTGCGGTATTAGCAAATAATCACCGTATTAGAGGGAAGAAATTTTTCCGTTTAATTTTCATTTTACCATGAGCAATCCCTGCCTTTGTTACTTTAAGTTTCTTACGTAAAAGTTTCATGGCCGGGGATACTGGGTACATTAACTTTGTACTTATGAGTCTCCACTTAATTGATCAACCAGTCGATTGATTAAATGACATAACTAAAGCTCGTGTATTGGTAATTTTAGTACAAACATGAATTGCGTATGCATGAATATTTATGCTCGTAACAGGTAATTTACAATCAATTCCAAAAGATATTTATGAAGCTGGTTCAATTGATGGAGCTAAGGGAAGACAACTATTTTTCAGTTTAACTCTACCTTCATTGTTACTTGCAATTGCACCAATGTTAATTGGACAATTTGTTGGTGCATTTAACAACTTCACCACAATTAGCTTATTTACAGGTGGTGGTCCTGCTTTTGCAAAACCTACTGTTTTTGGTGAAGCCTCAACAGATATTGTTATTTCGTGAGTTTACAAAATGACAACCGGTGTGGTTAAATTCGAAAGTGACCAAGCCTTCGCAGCAGCCTTAACTACATTAGCAGCAATCTTAAGTGTTGCGGTTGCAGCTCGTGGATTTATTAAATCAATGACAAGGAGAGACTAATGTTTTCAAAATTAATTAGAAAAAATTATTATAAACGTATTAGTGATTCAGTTTCAATTGATAAAAAAGCATTAGTGAAAAAACGGATCAATTTTAATGAATCAGACGCAAAACCACCAACACCAATGGAAATTATTTGATTATTTTTTAATTATTTAATTTTAATTTTTTGAGCTTTAATTGTGCTATTTCCAATTGTTTCATTGTTAGTTTCAGCCTTTAACATTAACAACGTTAAAATTATTTCTTTAACACCATTTAAGTTTGGTTGAGATAACTTTGCTTACTTATTTACTAGTCCTAGAAGTCGTTTTTTAAAGTGATATGCTAATACCTTATTTATTGCAGTGCTAACCATGGTAATTTCAACTGTCTGTGTCGCGCTTAATGGTTATGCGTATTCAAGATTCAAATTTGCCGGTTCACGTAACTCGCTAACCTTAGTTATGATGCTACAAATGATCCCTGCTACAGCAAGCTTAATTAGTTTGTACATTGTGGTACGTTTAGGAAACAACATTGGACTCTCATCAGTTTTAATGTTAGTGGTCATTTACTCAGGTGGTTCGATTGCAGGAAATACCTTTATGCTTAAGAGTTATTTGGACACAATTTCGCATGAATTGGACGATTCTGCCAAAGTTGACGGATGCAACAACTGGGGACTATTCTTTAAAATTTTAATTCCAGTAATCCGTCCAGCTTTAATTATGGTTGCACTTTGATCATTCTTAACTCCATTTACGGACGTTATTCTACCTAAATTTATTTTAATTGATATTGATGATAAAACCTTAGCAATCGGTTTAGATACATTTATTACAGCCGAAGAAAAACAAGTTAATGCTGGTGCTTATGCCGCTGGTTCACTTTTAGCTTCAATCCCTGCCTTTGCTCTATTTATGTACTTACAAAGATACATCATAGGTGGTTTATCTGATGGTGCAGTGAAAGGATAAAAATGTTTAAAAATAAAACAAACGATATGAATCTAGCAATTGATAATGAATTTAATTTTGAACAACTTGATTTAGACAAAATGCTGAATGAAGTTGGTGAAGTGACATCAAAAAATAATGGTGCACACATTAAATTGGTTAATTTATCAAAAAAATACGAAGGTAATGAAAAGTATACTTTAGAAAATATTAACCTTGAAATTAAACCAGGTACTTTCTGCATCTTTTTAGGACCAAGTGGATGTGGTAAAACAACTTTATTAAGAATGATTGCTGGACTGAACTCAATAACTAAAGGTGATTTATTATTTAACGATAAAAGATACAACAATTTACTTCCTAGTGAACGTAATATTGCCATGGTCTTTCAATCTTATGCTCTATATCCACACATGAATGTGTATAACAATATTAGTTTTGGACTAAAAATCGCAAAAGAACGGAAAGATGTAATCGACCGTCGTGTTAAAGACGTTGCTAAAATTCTAAAAATTGACGAATATTTATACCGTAAACCACGTGATTTATCTGGTGGACAAAGACAACGTGTAGCAATTGGACGTGCGATTGCACGTAAACCGTTAGTATTCTTGATGGATGAACCACTTTCAAACTTGGATGCAAAACTAAGAGAAAGCATGCGTCGTGAAATTGTTGCAATCCACCGTATGCTTAATACCACAAGCATTTATGTTACTCACGACCAATTAGAGGCCATGACGATGGGGGATCAAATCGTGGTATTTAACGATGGAAAAATTCAGCAAAGTGGTACCGGAAGGGACTTATACTTTAAACCAGCTAACGTATTCGTAGCTAAATTCATCGGTTCACCAACAATGAATACTTTTAAAGCGACTGTTAAGGATGGACAAATCATTTCTGAAGATGGAAAAATTACTTTGGCTATTCCCCAAGATGTGGTTGGTAAGGTTCACCAAAATCAAGAATTGGTGATTGGATTTAGAAGTGAAGATATTAAAATTTCCAAAGAAGCAATTAAAAATAGTTTTGCAGCAAAAATTTCAAACATTGAATTAATCGGTAAAGATCAATTAATCGCTTGCAGCATTAGTGAGGAACTAGAATTGATTATTAATGCAAGTAATAGCGAAGAATATGTGTTATATTCTACAATTTACATCAGTTTTGTCGAATCAAGAATCCACATTTTTGATGCTAAAACTGAAGTTCGGATTAATTAATGCTCTCAAAATTATTTCACTCATATACCAAACGAAAAATTTTATTAATTCTAATTGTTATTTTTAGTTGTATTAACATTGCTTTATTAACTATTCTTTCTGCAAGATTTTGAGCTCGAATTCCAGTCGAAATTGAATGATTAAAACAAGGTTACTATAATCCAGAAACCTTTAGCACACCGGAATTAATCGAAGAATCAGTGTTAGAAAACTCAACAACTTATCAATTAAGATATGTTTTCCTTGGAATGTTTATTGTGCTACAAACCAGTTTTAGTATTTGTATTTTAATTAGTGTAATTAGTTTATACTTACTATTTTCAAATAAATCAAATGCTGAATTTCTATTTAATTCACTAATTAGTTTATTTGGATTTATTTTCGCTGTAACCTTTTTCTTGATTGCACTCAAACCAGTCGAAGCGAAACGGACAGCCATATTTGAATTAAATGGTACCGAATCTTATTATAAAGATATGTTAGCATCAATTTCATACACCGAAGGATGAATCGTACTTTTTAGTTCATTTTTCTCTTTAGTCATTTCTGTTATTGCAAAAAAATCGTATGGATACGTAACAAATGACTTTATCTTGAAAAAAGCGTTTCGTGAAGATATCTTAAAATCTTAAAATACAAAATTATCAAAACAAATCAAAACACAAAGTTTTTTAATTAAATTTTGTGTTTTTTTATTTACTGTCCCTACTGGGGACGATGAGGATTTGTTGATTTGGTATCTTAGCTAATTGATAAATTACCATAAACTTTTGAGAATTTGAATTTCCAAGTAGTAAAATATTCAAAAATTAAATATAATAATAAAATTATGTCAAAAGAAATTAAAAAGACTCAAATAGTTATTGACTATTTAATGGATTTAATTAAAACCAAAAAAGTTCCAACAAATCGAATAATGCCAAGTGAACATGCTTTAATGGCTAAATTCGATTGTTCACGTAGTGTTGTAATTTCTGCTTATAATAAACTCGAATCATTAGGTGCGGTGTACTCAATCAGTAAGAGGGGACACTTTGTTGCTGAAAATTTTCATAATTTAATTAAACCTTTAGGATATATGCTTGGTGCGGACTCTGAACGTGGTTGAGAGATACAAACTGACCAATTACCTGAATGAACTGTTGAAGATAACATTATTTTTATTCAAGGATTTCGTTTTTTTGAAAAAGAATACTTTTTGAATCAAGAAATGATTGCCAAATCAGAAATTTATTTATCAAAGAAATATTTAAGAGATGATCAAGTTCCAAATCTAAATCAACCACTCTTAGACTTATTAAACGACCAAAACGGAATTAGTAATATTGTTTATAAATTAAAATACGAAAAAATTAAATTATATGATCGCGATGAGTTAGTTGTTGTATACTTTTTTGGTTACGACGATGAAAGTATTTCAATTGCTGGTAAGTATTTTATTAAACCGGAAAACTTCATTTTCTTTCATCAAGAATTTTCAGCAAAACAATAAAGTTTTACCACAAAAGGATAAATCTGAAAAATTTTCCATTTTTTTAAATCATTAAAATCTAAAAACGCTATAAAATAGCGTTTTTTTATTATTTTTTCTTTGTATATAACATTTGATATGTCAAGAAAAACGCGTTTTTTCTGTTTTGTTTTACATAAAATATAAAATTTAATAGCTATGAATTTAATTGGAAAAAATGATGATTTTTTTAAAGAATTTGATGAAATTCATTTTTATGAAAAAGATGATTTAGGTGTTCATTTTGTTAATGAAAAATTAGTCATTAAACTTTGACAACCAATTGCAAAAAAAGCCGAAATTTTGATTTATCCAGACTATGAAAATGAAGATAATTTTGAAGTTTTTGAAATGAACTTTAATAAACCAGTTTGGTCAATTGAACTACCAAAAAAATACTTAAATTATTATTATCGTTATCGAATTACTCATCAAGATTCAACAGTGACATTAGCATTAGATCCTTATTGCATTAGTTTAGCACCTTTTAATTGAAAAGGACAAGAAAACAAAGTTGCTTTAGGAGCTATTTTACCTTTTGAAGTTGAAAATTTACCAAAAATTAAAAAATTAGAGTCAGCTTTAAATAATGGTGTTGATCCACTTGTGTATGAGTTAAATATTCGTGATTTTGCCCCAGCTGGGGACGGTTTAAATTCAACCTTTAGTACTTTAGCGGACAATAAAGTTTTTGAATATTTAAAAGAATTGAATTTTACACATGTGCAATTTTTACCAATTCAATCTACTTATACAATTAACGACCTGGGGACACGTTTTATCCCAAAAGGGGAAGCTCAAGGATGAGTGACCAATTATAATTGAGGTTATGATCCGCACAACTATTTTAGTATTAATGGATTTTACTCAACTAATCCCAAAAACCCTCAAGGTCGCATTAATGAATTTGCCAACTTAGTGGATAGTGCACACAAAAGTGGTATTGGTGTGATTTTAGATGTTGTTTATAATCACATGATGACAAATTCAATTATGGACAATATTATCCCTGGTTATTACTTTAGAGATAATGCTAAAGTAACGCCAGTTAATTTACCACCTTTAGCCTCACAAAGAAAAATGGTGCGTAAGTTAATAATTGATAGTTTAAAA is from Mycoplasmopsis pullorum and encodes:
- a CDS encoding GntR family transcriptional regulator yields the protein MSKEIKKTQIVIDYLMDLIKTKKVPTNRIMPSEHALMAKFDCSRSVVISAYNKLESLGAVYSISKRGHFVAENFHNLIKPLGYMLGADSERGWEIQTDQLPEWTVEDNIIFIQGFRFFEKEYFLNQEMIAKSEIYLSKKYLRDDQVPNLNQPLLDLLNDQNGISNIVYKLKYEKIKLYDRDELVVVYFFGYDDESISIAGKYFIKPENFIFFHQEFSAKQ
- a CDS encoding sugar ABC transporter permease gives rise to the protein MFSKLIRKNYYKRISDSVSIDKKALVKKRINFNESDAKPPTPMEIIWLFFNYLILIFWALIVLFPIVSLLVSAFNINNVKIISLTPFKFGWDNFAYLFTSPRSRFLKWYANTLFIAVLTMVISTVCVALNGYAYSRFKFAGSRNSLTLVMMLQMIPATASLISLYIVVRLGNNIGLSSVLMLVVIYSGGSIAGNTFMLKSYLDTISHELDDSAKVDGCNNWGLFFKILIPVIRPALIMVALWSFLTPFTDVILPKFILIDIDDKTLAIGLDTFITAEEKQVNAGAYAAGSLLASIPAFALFMYLQRYIIGGLSDGAVKG
- a CDS encoding ABC transporter ATP-binding protein; this encodes MFKNKTNDMNLAIDNEFNFEQLDLDKMLNEVGEVTSKNNGAHIKLVNLSKKYEGNEKYTLENINLEIKPGTFCIFLGPSGCGKTTLLRMIAGLNSITKGDLLFNDKRYNNLLPSERNIAMVFQSYALYPHMNVYNNISFGLKIAKERKDVIDRRVKDVAKILKIDEYLYRKPRDLSGGQRQRVAIGRAIARKPLVFLMDEPLSNLDAKLRESMRREIVAIHRMLNTTSIYVTHDQLEAMTMGDQIVVFNDGKIQQSGTGRDLYFKPANVFVAKFIGSPTMNTFKATVKDGQIISEDGKITLAIPQDVVGKVHQNQELVIGFRSEDIKISKEAIKNSFAAKISNIELIGKDQLIACSISEELELIINASNSEEYVLYSTIYISFVESRIHIFDAKTEVRIN